gaggaaaaaaaaaacaagttataGTCAGTAGTTTAAAAATTTCAAGGAATCATGCTTTGTCTGAAGCAGTGGGGCATAAGGAGATAAGCTTTTGTGTTTGTCATGTCAGTCAAATTGGTGACATTTATTGACAAAAAATCCTTGACTCTATTGAATAGTAAAAGTGTGCTTAACGAAAGTGTCTTTTTTTACTGTGcatccaaacaaaaaaaaacagcacatttttcTACAAAAGCCATTAATCTGGAGAAAGAAAGGTTTAGGTTCTTGCAGAAAATTACATCATACTGTAACATGCTTGGAGCTGTGCGTCAGTGTAAATCAAGGTTATCTTTTTtatcctatttttttttcacttttttgttCCCGTCTGATTGTAAAGATAGCTTTGTACAATAACAACAGCCACCATTGACTGATACAAGGCGGCAACTCCAACATCTCTTGATAAATCTGAGAGAACAGACTTGGATctcactgttttttgtttgtgaatCATCACATTATGAGTCATTTTGCTCTGTGACTTCACCTGGGTATTTTGCTATCTTCTTCCTTTAACCAAACAGAGATGTCTGTAGTCTCAAAAGCAAAGTAGGATATAAAGTGACTATTTatcagccttttttttctttaccagGTAGCACattctgttctctgtgttctttatGGAAAAGGtttcctgtttctttctttaatgttatGGCATCTGGAGCTCATGAAGGGCTGTTGCTGCTCATGCTGTGGTTCCATTATCACAACCTTCAAGTCCCATTATGTCAACTGAGGTTATAACATCTTGTTCTCTGCCCCATGCATGCAGTGCTGTATAAAGCATGTAAAAACACATGTATAAACCTTAACTGCGCTCATTCTGGATGCATTTGAGAAACTCCAATGATGCTTAATGTCAGTTTTTAACTTATAGTATCCTCATTAAGAAAAGACTAATGCTTTACTAAGGGTTTGTTTGTAAAAATAAGTCAACTTAATAACACTGCAAGAAAACACTGCGAATTGATATGAGtccataattaaaaataatacatttaatctgttttgcatgttttctaTGGTCAGTTTAGGGCATTTCTATATAAGAGCACAGAAATACAGGAAAGTCTGTGCAAATAGATTGCAATTTCAAGTGCAATTTTCTGATATAATTAACAGTGAAGATTTCCagtttaagtgtgttcattttgtttatgTGAATGAAATCACAGCAACTGGATGTGCGAATTCACAATTTTAtatatccatttatccattttctgtaacacttatcctacacagggccATAGGGATCCTGGAGCCTATATACCAGGTACTAGAGGCAATTTTGTCACCCTATGCATATCTTTGAACTTGTGGTACTCAAGGGAAACTCCCgatgaacagagagaaacaAGCAAACAAGACAGGGCAGAGATGGGAATTGAAGCCCTAAGCTGGAGACAAATGTAATGTGTTAAGCACTAagccatagatagatagatagacagatagatagatagatagatagatagatagatagatagatagatagatagatagatagatagatagatagatagatagatagatagatagatagatagatagatagatagatattcttCTTGTTCTATTTATTAAGGATAGTCTTTTCAGTCAGTGTAACTTAATTTAAAGACTATTAATTTTTGCCTGGAAGAGGACGGGTTAAGTTCTAAGTCTGGTTACTCTCAAACTTTCTTCCTTGTGTCTCAGGGAATTTTTCATTCTCCGTGTCACCTCTGTCTTGGATCTAAATCCAtaatcagatttctgtaaagcaggTAAATAAgcattttaaatttatataaaaatgtaaatgtgctcaaaaatgtttttattaaccCAGTCCAGTGTCTTGCTATTCCAAAATGTATGCCTCAGGTCATCAGAAAATAAATTAGCAAACATGATGACAAAAGAAATGAGACGTTCAAGTtgaagtgctttttttttcaacagttCTCTGCCTATTATCAGAACTAGAGGAGAGTTAATTCTTCTGGTCAGGCTGAACCCAGATTTGGTTTGGTTGATGAAGTGCAAGGGTGCTTTTCTCACCCACTGGAAAATGTGACATGTACATTAGCCAGATGCAGGTTAGAGGCTCAGCACAGGGTTGGGGAACATTTTTGATTCATTatgtgattcatttttttcttcttggctAAATAATTATTAGTCAAGCAACAATATAGTGCTGCACTGGAAGAATGACAAACTACAAATGGCTTTCATTAGATTAGCATTTGAGGGTTGAATGTTGTGGTTTGAGTGTCCTTAATTGTTCTCATGATGCCATTCACTGGCAGCTTGATTGGCATGCTAGTTAAGCAAAATGAGCTGGCTCAGTCAACTATGTCTGTCGGGATATGGGTGAAAAGGCTGAACAGGTTGAACTCTGAACTCCAGGAAGGCATGAGAGGAGCCGAAGAAGAGGATGAATGAAAGAGAAGTCTTCATGTTGTTTGGGTTTGAAGTGCTGTTTTGGAGTGTGCATTGTGAATCACTGAGCCGTTGCCTTTAATGGAGCTACACAACTTCCTGCAGATTCCCTCATTGTGCCACGCCAAAAATTCTGGGCTTCAAAAACAAGCATTGACTGCCTAACTCGCTAAGAGAATACCTCATTTTTAACTGGCCAGGAGAGGCATTGAACACTTAAAGGCATGTGTAGTCCCACAAGTGCACGCTTCCATGCCATGGGTCTGCTCTTTGTGTTCACCTTTGTGGTGTCACCGccacttttttttccacctcagATCAGGCGAGAGAATGAATAGGGGATAGAAAATTCCCAGACGAAATCTGgccaaaacaataacaaactaTAATTCACTATAGATTGTAAAACTGTGGAGGATATAGGGGCTTGGCTTTCTCTTCTTTTAGAGCTTTCATCTCTGTGCCTTTAAGAACAATTAACCATGCTATAAAGGGTTGACTCGCCTGCATCTGCTGAAAGGATTAATTGCATATGAGGTTAATTTATAGCAGGACTTGTGTTATGGGCTTCCCACCTCCTGCAGGGGTATTACACCATGCAGAGTTGATCTGttctgcattgtgtgtgtgtgtgtgtgtgtgtgtgtttgtgtgcgtgtgtgtgtttttacatatTACATAGTTTTTTTCCCAGCTCTTTTATATGGTCCATAACATTTCTATACAACATGAATTATTTCTCATTATTGTACtgttcttttgttctttttcatgATAAGAAATGCCAGTCTGCAGCACCGAAATAATCTTGACCTAGGCAAACAGACAATTCAAGAATCCTGAATGAAGTCTAATgtttcatcactgactgtgtgtggtgtatgtggtcTTAAAAGGTATgaattttagaaaaacaaaaagtggGTTGAAGGACAGGTTCAGGGGCAGTGTTGTTTTATGTGATTGGCAAAATTTGTGTGAAATAATACCTTACTAACCTACATATATTTGGTTGCAGGCTTTCATTCTGGATATAGTGTAGAGCTAATAGAGAGAGTAGTGTAGAGAGTGAATAGATTTTTACTGGGTAAACAATAAGAAACGACAATGCATCAGTTACATTTAGTCTCTCCTCATGTTACACATAATTTTCCTCCTGATTTCCTTGCTGTGCAGGGTTGCAAACAGACCTCATTTAGAAATTAAagtactgtttttttgttgttgttgttgaatgtgcttttcatttttttttcttaggttAGGACTGTAAGACCAAAGAGGAAAGCCAGGACCTTTGTTGTCACATTTCAAGTGAATTTTCAtaaatgttttgtgttgttaAAATGTCATTTGTCTGTCTCATAcatgagttttaaaaaaaacgtgTGCATTATGGGACTGACCTTAATCTAAAATGGCATGGGCCCCTTGTGGGACAGGCGGGGTCGAGGGCGCCTCCTCCTCCAGCCGGAGGGTCTTTGGTTCCGTCCAGCTCGGGCAGGGTTCTGACGCACAGGAGTCCTCATGCTTCCCACCTCCTCCAGCTCCTTGCTATGCTCGGTGGAGGTCACTGGACCTGTGGGGGCAGAGGAAGAACACTGTATTCCATACTGATGCATTTGGCATATATGCTAATTCTCTTTTTAGCAGTTCTTTTTACTTAGACCATCCATCTCCTGATTTTAATTCCTTAAAATCTCGCAAGGGTTTAGCAGGTCCTGACTATTTTTTCTCAGTCTTATAATTGCATACATTCCTCAGCAGTTTCACTGTGATTTCTGAATCATATGATTTAAGGTGGATTACTGAATAATAAGCTTTTAGGGGCTAATAGCTTAACCACTGTAAAAAGGTGAAACAGTCACTAGTCTGGTGATTTCAGTCATTGAGTGGCATTTACACAGTACATTCACTCTGTCTCATACAGAGAGTTCCAGACGTCTGAGTGTTGACAGCCTTTCATTACAAATGATCAGTAAAAGTGaaaagtaaaacatttattcatgaTTTTCAAGGTTTCTTGACAGCGTACACTTGAGCTGGCATGGACCCTACAAGTTTGTGCAAAGTCTgatgatccattttagatcaacTCTATCAGACTTTCTTCTGAATACATGACTCAGTGGCAGGTATAAAAGGAATAGGGAAATGGTCAAATCCCTCCACTGCCAAACTGCTGCTCCTGgatccttgagcaaggccctcaaaccCTAAAGTGCTCAGTTATCTAAATGAGTTGCAGGTAAGACGCTCCAGATAAGGGCaactgccaaatgctgtaaatgtaaataagccTCACAGAAAATCCcactgtttgtttatatttcaaTAAAGATCTAGAAATCGTGCAACATCTTGTATAATGAATCAGACTTcagcacatgtctttggactgggggaggaaaccagagtacctggaggaaaccctgaaTGACAGTGAGATGTTTAAATTCCTTctgtttattacagtttttaACAACAGATTTTCAATGTGATTTCAGACATTTGGCTCTTCATACACATGTGTAACTTAACATTTCCCCACCATTTTACCCAGAATTGTCTCCAACACCTTTTGAAGGTGTAGTACATTAAAACATCAGTTTAATAGATAGAATCCAAATGCTTTCTAAAAATATCAAGCCCTCATTTCCTGTTCTCTTCTCTGGATGGTGTCTGTAACGAATCTCTC
This genomic stretch from Hemibagrus wyckioides isolate EC202008001 linkage group LG08, SWU_Hwy_1.0, whole genome shotgun sequence harbors:
- the apln gene encoding apelin, yielding MNVKILTLVIVLLLSLLCSARAGPVTSTEHSKELEEVGSMRTPVRQNPARAGRNQRPSGWRRRRPRPRLSHKGPMPF